A window of Pirellula sp. SH-Sr6A contains these coding sequences:
- a CDS encoding aminotransferase class V-fold PLP-dependent enzyme translates to MSSDLGRWRGVREQIEMHPDWAYLNTGTSGLIPKISHTSAMELRTHLHRNPTDYVWRSHGEVLWRNRTRLAEHLGTSPDRLILFNNITQAVNTFSLSLPMPAGSEILISDHEYGALVWAWERVAKRNGWTIKTFRLPIESEGPEDYVKACDAAFTERTRLLYLSHILYTTGHVLPMEEILKHATRREVITFVDGAHAPGMIPLALENLQADFYAANLHKWAMVPVGAAFLYCRAGMEESLAPWQVSWGYHDARESSTPHLPNGMGSTPWIRGFEMEGTRDCTPWLLLENGLDILEEAGYEAIQQRHFELSQYVRECIAHQPNMEVVTPKNRQLRGGLTALRIAPTLDVAKVRERLWSEYRIEVNRILHPTGDYLRVSTHIYNTFEEIEQFARAIKEILAGAE, encoded by the coding sequence ATGTCGAGTGACTTGGGTCGTTGGCGAGGGGTGCGTGAGCAGATCGAGATGCACCCTGATTGGGCCTATTTGAATACAGGGACCTCGGGGCTCATTCCGAAGATTTCGCATACTTCAGCCATGGAGTTGCGTACCCATCTTCATCGCAACCCAACCGATTACGTTTGGCGGTCGCACGGTGAGGTGCTTTGGAGAAACCGGACTCGCTTGGCGGAGCATCTTGGAACGTCGCCAGATCGTCTGATATTGTTCAACAATATCACGCAGGCGGTGAATACATTCAGCCTTTCCTTGCCCATGCCAGCAGGATCCGAGATCCTGATATCCGACCATGAGTATGGTGCATTGGTTTGGGCATGGGAGCGAGTCGCGAAGAGAAATGGCTGGACGATCAAGACGTTCCGCTTGCCGATCGAATCCGAAGGGCCCGAGGATTACGTGAAAGCCTGCGACGCAGCCTTCACGGAACGTACCCGGCTTCTATACCTCAGTCACATTCTCTACACCACCGGGCATGTTTTGCCGATGGAGGAGATTCTGAAACATGCCACGCGTCGCGAGGTGATTACTTTTGTTGACGGCGCCCATGCTCCTGGAATGATTCCGCTTGCTCTTGAGAATCTGCAAGCCGATTTCTACGCGGCCAATTTGCATAAGTGGGCAATGGTTCCAGTTGGTGCTGCATTCCTTTATTGCCGTGCTGGAATGGAGGAGTCATTAGCACCGTGGCAAGTGAGTTGGGGGTATCATGATGCGCGGGAGTCCTCGACTCCGCACTTGCCTAATGGAATGGGATCGACACCGTGGATTCGAGGCTTCGAGATGGAGGGAACACGCGATTGCACCCCGTGGCTATTGCTTGAAAATGGGCTCGATATCCTTGAAGAAGCCGGATACGAAGCCATCCAGCAACGGCACTTTGAACTGTCCCAATATGTTCGCGAGTGCATCGCCCACCAGCCAAATATGGAGGTGGTCACGCCGAAGAACCGACAGCTTCGTGGCGGATTGACAGCATTACGAATCGCCCCCACCTTGGATGTCGCCAAAGTTCGAGAGCGGCTTTGGTCGGAATATCGGATTGAAGTGAATCGCATTTTGCATCCCACGGGTGACTATCTTCGAGTATCGACACACATCTACAACACATTCGAAGAGATCGAGCAGTTCGCTCGAGCCATAAAGGAAATACTTGCCGGAGCAGAATAG